The Mycobacterium sp. EPa45 genomic interval GACGGGGATGACTACACCACTTACTTCACCCTGGTGCAGCCCCTCCTCGCGCAGTGGGGACTGCGGATCCTGCCCTGACAGCGCGTCAGGCCGGCTGGCCGTACACCGCCACCACGACCGAGCGGTCCAGGCTGTTGACCGACCAGACGCCGATCGCGGTGTTTGCGCAATTGGACATGATCGCGAAGGCGGCCGGGTCGTAGTACCACTGGTTGATGACGTCGAGGTTGTTGATCGCCAGCGCGGGGTTGATGGCCACCGTCTGGGTGACTGTGCCACTGAAACCGGCTGCGGCGGCACGACTCTGGGGGGTGGAGCCGTCGGAGCCGAGGTCGCCGTCGAGGGCGCGGTTGGTGAGCACATCGTTGGCGTGCCATTCGGCGGCCTGGGTCAGCGCAGGGTTCTTCTTGATGTCGGTGGAACAGCCGGCCTGGTGTTGGACGGTGTAGACGTTGGCGACGACGCCGTTGTTGAGACGGGTGTTGTCGGCGTGCGCGGCCGGTGCGACGGCCATGGCCAGCAGGGCTGCGGCGCCCGCTGCGATGCCGGTGTGAATTGTTCGGTGGTGCAACGTCATTCCTTACCTAGGCGGATGGGACGTAGCCGGCGGCGGATTGGCGCAGCTGCCAGATGGCGGCCGGGCACAGTTCCTGGGCGGATTGGCTGATCAGATAGGACGCCTGGAACTCGTCGCTGGTGTTGA includes:
- a CDS encoding CAP domain-containing protein translates to MTLHHRTIHTGIAAGAAALLAMAVAPAAHADNTRLNNGVVANVYTVQHQAGCSTDIKKNPALTQAAEWHANDVLTNRALDGDLGSDGSTPQSRAAAAGFSGTVTQTVAINPALAINNLDVINQWYYDPAAFAIMSNCANTAIGVWSVNSLDRSVVVAVYGQPA